Proteins encoded by one window of Pseudomonas tructae:
- a CDS encoding RDD family protein translates to MPKQLLQPQGEFPVVDLGRRLAAMFYDFLLCTALLIVTAGAYKMIQMAFIGESRMRELTEAGALDGDPLLSTILLFALFGFFAKFWTHGGQTLGMQVWGIRVQNVDGSAISLWQALLRFVVAIGSWLCLGLGFFWVLLDKRKRSWHDIYSDSQLVRIPKKK, encoded by the coding sequence ATGCCCAAGCAGTTGTTACAGCCCCAGGGCGAATTCCCGGTTGTCGACCTGGGTCGCCGTCTGGCCGCCATGTTCTACGACTTTCTGCTGTGCACCGCGCTGCTGATCGTCACCGCCGGCGCCTACAAGATGATCCAGATGGCCTTCATTGGCGAGTCGCGCATGCGCGAGCTGACTGAAGCCGGTGCCCTGGATGGCGATCCGTTGCTATCGACCATCCTGCTGTTCGCCCTGTTCGGCTTCTTCGCCAAGTTCTGGACCCACGGCGGCCAGACCCTGGGTATGCAGGTATGGGGTATCCGCGTGCAGAACGTCGACGGTAGCGCCATCAGCCTGTGGCAGGCCTTGCTGCGCTTTGTCGTAGCGATTGGCTCATGGTTGTGCCTGGGCCTGGGCTTCTTCTGGGTGCTGTTGGACAAACGCAAGCGCAGTTGGCACGACATCTATTCGGACAGCCAACTCGTGCGTATTCCCAAGAAAAAGTGA
- a CDS encoding cold-shock protein has translation MSQRQSGTVKWFNDEKGFGFITPESGPDLFVHFRAIQGNGFKSLKEGQKVTFVAVQGQKGMQADEVQAEG, from the coding sequence ATGTCCCAACGTCAGAGCGGTACCGTCAAGTGGTTTAACGACGAGAAAGGTTTTGGTTTCATCACTCCAGAAAGCGGTCCGGATCTGTTCGTACATTTCCGCGCTATTCAGGGTAACGGCTTCAAAAGCCTGAAAGAAGGTCAGAAGGTTACTTTCGTTGCTGTGCAAGGCCAGAAAGGCATGCAGGCTGACGAAGTTCAAGCCGAAGGCTGA